The genomic region CTGAGCAAACCTGTCTTTGTCTgcagctgggagaaggggaatggAAGGTGTGCACTGTAGTGTACTATCTCTTTTTGTCAAACAGGAGGCACTGTAGGCTGCTATTAACTGCTCCAGAGCAAGAACCAGGATGGGTGTGTTTAGCTCCTCGCTTCGAAGCTCCCTGATGAGTCTATTTCTACAAAGATCTTCTCTTCTCTGGAGAGATCTGGGTGAAAAACAGTagggaagagctgtgaaaaaTAAGTAATATCTAGGTTGTGTTGCAGAATGTAACTCATTATTTCAAAAAGAAACTGTAAAGAGGACCTTTATCTAGGAATAGCTCCATACCCATTACTTAACTTCTCCCCTTCAAAGAGCAAAAAATGTTTATCCATGCTACTGAGCCCAGAAATAGCTCTTGAGAATAACATGAGTTGAAACCCAAGTGAGCCTGGTACAACCATGATCTGGTTTCAGATCACGATTTCTGGTTTCTCCGTGAAACTTCACAGAGAACTATCTGACCAGGACACTTCTAGAGAAGCTCTTAAGTcccatggagcagctccaggacatGAACAAGTACAAGACCAATTCCTAATGACTTTTGAACTCCACGTGTGAGCAgcttaaaataaagaaacaaattaaTCTCTGTTCTACAGACAAGGcatttttcaaagagcatttAACCCGGGTCTAGGCAGGAGCAAAGCCAAATTAGTTTTGCTCCAATTGCATAGATCAGTCTTGAAGCATGCTTTTATTCTGTAAAATGTGTTCAAAAATTATCAAGAACATTTCTCACTATTGAAGCCTGATTCTGAAGTTTCCTGGAAAGAGTATCCTGGAATGTGAGATCATTCCTTCATTTCTCCCGTGGGACAGACACACGCACACATGCACATACAAATAATCGTAAAAAAATATGCGATGTGTATCTTCCGTGGAAAACAAACACCCTGCTCTTGGTGTGTACTTTCATGTGTGCACGTAAAGGAAATTGACCTCGGTAAACAAGGCTGTGTTCGCAACAAAAAAGCAGAGAGGGCTTGGGAGGGCTTCCTCTCCTGAGTGGTGGCTAGGGGATGCAGCCCCCGCATCCAGAATGTCCACGCTGGTTACTCTGAATGCCTTTCCCTGCatttctgcctttccctgcagtGAAACTCCTGGCGCACACCAGAGAGCCAACTTGTGGCATCTGTGTCCGGCGAGCCCAGATGCGGTCACCGCGCCACCCAGGTGCCCCAGTGACCGGGGGCTGTGGGGCGGCTGCTGACTGCCTGTGTATTTGTTTTGTTACATCAGCAAGAGTGGATGCCATGCTCTCAGGCTTTCCGCGGGCTGTTTTTTTGCTGTGCCTTCaatcctctccctcctcctcccccagctccGAGCTCTCCGCCCGCAGAGCGCCCCTCCTCCTGGgctgcctcccctccctctcccctcctctcGCACAGTCAGAGGCTTGAAAACTTGTTAAAAGCTCTCCCAGTGTTCCAAGTTAGAAAAAACTTTTACGAGGTATCAGCACTTTTCTTTCATTAGTGGGGAAGGAAGgatgaaaaatacaaaacagcAGTAGACTTTTAAAGTTTAAATAGACAGGTCTGAGTGCCTGAACGTGCTCTTCCATTTTAGTTTAACCCTCCAAAGAAGTGCTCTGATCCATTTTCACTGCTGATCAGCAAGGGTAAGTTGAAAGTTTTCCTCTTTCACTTTTTCATCATTTTGtgtatcctttttttttttttttttctgaaaacacttcttttcttttttcttctttttttcccctgcacaCTAAGAACTCTGTGTTATTGCGTTGAGGGTTGAACTTGTTTAAAAACACACATCTCTAAACAGCGTAGATTCTCTTTAAGCGCTCAGTTCCAGCTTGGAGGaatgctttgctttcttttgtcaCATTTCTATACATTTCTAGAAGTGCTACACTTTTACAACTTGTAACCTTGTTCGGCCGAAGGAGGAACTGCGGCGAAGTTGTGAGCGCCGGGCTGAGCAGATTTGTTGCTGCCACAAGCGATCTCTCCCCTCCACTGCCTCTCGGGCTATCTCAgctcttttaaagaaaaagccGAGGTGTGCTTCACTCTCCTCTGCTGTACCGAAATTGCATCAGAAGTTAGTAACAGGGAGACCTTGCCTTGGATGCGTCCCATTCCTTCCCCACACGTTTTGCTTTCATATGGAAATCCTGATTGATGCCTGATAGTTTGAGCAGAGCAAGCTCCTTAATTAGATGCCTTGTTAAATGCTGCAGCTACTGAAGTGGTGACTTTCACGTGGTCTTCCTGAtaagtttttttccccttttcttttaaaatagatGTGATAAAATCCAGACACGGGTTATGGATTTTTAACCTGGTTTGTATATAGTTACTCTGTTTTAGCAACCTCAGTGAGGGATTTTAGAGAAGGAATGTGGGATATCATGATATGCCTTACCACGTTGGCAATGTCTGTGAAAGTCTTGGGTAGATATAAATGAAAGTTGTCTAGGAAGGACTGTACATAATCCACATATGACACATTCCCTGTATAATACCTCAAAGACTTAATTGTCaaaatgcagaggaaaaaatacttGAGCAGCATCTCTTGGAGAACTCAAAACCTTTTCATGTTGCGAGACTTGGAGTCATTCCTCGTAGCAGTTGTTGCCTGTTGCTTGCCAGTAGTTAAAAAGCAGCAcgaggaaggagaaaaaagagccTTCAGCTGAAAGACAGACCAAGCAGAGAGTCTATCTTATCGAGTAACGCACGAACAAGGATATTGTGTGCTTATATGTGTCCTCATATTTTGCCTTGAGATAACCAGCAAGCCTCACGGAGCAGCATATTTCCTCTGaggatttcatttttttacGTGATTCTTATGACAAAAACCCTGGTTATGAGCACAAAAATGGGATATGGACACCTTTTGCCTGACGTCTGTcccagtgtgtgtgtgcgcgtgtgtgtgtgtgcgcatAGGGAGTGAGTTAGAGGACTTGCGTGAAGCTTTCATCCTGCCATTTTTAACATCTGGACAGCACACTACGCGGCAGAATTTAAGCCTCTAGTCTTTGGGATGTTTACTGAAGTGCTTCCTTCAGAAACTTCAAAGCCAAACACTGGCACTGACCCATGATACCTAACAAGCACTTGAATGGCAGAAAGGCAaggggcaggctgggctcagtAGGGGGAAGACAGGGATGGACATAAGGGATTTGATTTGCAAAATAAAGCTGAATGCTTATACACACAGGAGCGCAGACAGATTCAACACTCTAAGGTTATCTCAGCTCTCATATTATGCAAGCCCAAGAGATTAATTCTGTCTCTGCAATGAACCAGGGCCAAGGATTCCTGTGGGTATGGGGAAGGTTAGAGGACATTGAGCAATGCAGCTGTTTCATTAGATACATTGCTCTCTTTCTCCCCAACCTTTGGTATCTCCTTCCCAGGTTACTCACTGAATTTGTCTCCTGTAGAAGCACCTGGACTGTTGTTTGTGCCATTTATATACTTGGACATCCAGATTTCTAGATTCTCAAGCAGGAGCATCAGAGGGCCTAAGGCACCCTCAGGGAATTCAGCGTTCCTTCCCTTAATTACAAAGTGAGTCAGGAGAGGGATGAATCTGAGCATTAATACAGAGGATAGACCTGACTTGTACAACTAGGGAACATCTAAGAAAGTGCTTACAGTTGCCTTTGCAAAtatgatttaaaattaaattaggtATGGAAGGTACAAGATGAGAAAGGCAGAGGTTATGAGGTAGATCTGGTAGTGACTGACCACCAGCAATACTGGCAGACAAAGGGAAAACCACAGTTGTGACACTTGAAATTCTAGTTACTGGAACCATTTTGTGCGTAACCTTTGTCCTGTGGATGAAATGAATTGAAGCTCATCTGCAGACCTATATATGAACTACACCTTCCCAAGGGAATGTCTACAAGGCATTTGCTTATTTTTATAAGATTTTGGAAAGCTAGCCTTCCCTGTTCCAGCAGGTCCAAACCCAATGAGTTGTATAGTCTTTCTCTGTGATTCATGTTACTTTTGGGAAATGCTCAAGCTGATTTATGTTTGGGGtccagagccttctcttttgTTGTCTAGGTGTGTGTGAGCACAAAtacaaagacagaaaaagttGGAAATACGAACCTTTGGCCTGTTTCCCAATTACTTCAGCTGCACAATCCCACTTTGGAACCCACTCTAACCCTTGCTGCTCTTCCATCCACTGGCATGTGACCTTCTAACACTGTAGTCAGACCTAGGACATTACCACAGCACCGAGTTTGCATTATTCTCTTTGGAAAATATGAACCAGATGACATGATGAATGCCGCCCATAAAAAACAGTTCTAGAATTTCTTAATTGTGGCTTACAAATCAAATGTCTTATATATGTGGTCATCCTAAACCCGTGCAGATGAATGCTCTCAGATCTCCTGCTGctctacagattttttttccctgcctttaCCCACACACAGTAGGACCTGGAAGAAATCCATCTTTTTAAGACTGCTGGATTTTAATACTAGGCCAGCATTAGTCTGCCTCAGAGAAGGTTATGATCCTGTAAAGTATTAATCAGTAGGAACTCATGAAATGCACGTACTCATCATCAGCCATATCCTTAAACTCCTGAAGTAATGAGTTTGTATGAATTGAATAGGCCAGCCTGTGTCATTCAGTGGACTCCTTTAAGTTATTTGGAAGTGTTAAAACAAGCTAAAGTCCAGAAAGCTAAAGAGCTATTTTTAAAGGTTGTCTGCCAACCATTTCAAGCTAATTACAAAGCTAGAATACTTAAGTACCTGTTGATACAAAACCTCTTTTTATACCTGGTAAACAGATTTGTAATCGGTTAATAAAACTGGCCTTTCAGTGCCCTGAAAGTAAACAAGTTAGATCCGATGAATGAATTTTCTCTACAACAAAGCAAAGTACTGTGTTTCATAAAGCAGTGGAATCCACTTAAGAAAAGGAATAATATATTTGTGCCACCACAAGGTTATCTGATTAACAGTACAATGTTTTGAAttgatgtgggtttttttatcaCTGGCAAAGGCTAGCATGTAACTgatctcttttttaaaaagttgcttTTCAGAACTATGTATGAGTAATTCAAGCATGGAATGTTTCCTCCTGGAGTTTATATTGCCAGCGGACACAAATGAAACTTAGCAATTTTGCATGCtgaagcaaattaaaaaataggGAGTAAATTCTCCAAATACTGCAGGTGTGGGATTAAGTAGGTCAGAACTGAAGTAAATCATATTGCATTAATGAACCAGAGAGGAGTGtaattagaaaacaaacaacacataacTGCCTAGAAATAACATATCCTCTGTTTTCTTAATCAGGCTTTCAATCTGAAATAACATTTAGACAGTAAAAAAAGTACATGGAGTCTGAGGAAAGTCTGTTAACCCAATAGTTTCTAGTCACTGGAAAGCTGACTAATTAAATCAAGAAGCTGTTACTTGAAAAAGGCTCCTTCTGTCCCCTTGCACTAGGACATGGAGCAAATAGCTTGCCTTTAAAACAAACTTCACGTGTTGTATAGTTACAGGCTGTTCTCTGTTTTAACAATCCCTGCCTGAGGAGGAACGTGGTCACATTTCATTCCAGACTTTCCAGGGACCTCCACACTTCTCTGCCTGACTCCTTCTCTGCCACCCCAGCCCAAAAAGACAAACTCACTTTTCCTGGGAAGGATGAAGCTGAGGATGGCTGAGGGGATGTGTCAGAGACAAACATGCTCTGTTTGCTCCTCCTGGCAGAGGCTCCCAGTTTTAAAAGTTTGAAGCAGGCCTGATCCTTTGATGGGGCTTCATTCATGAGAAGAGCTAATTACATGAGGAAGGGTCAGCAGGCTGCAGTGGCTCAACTTCTGAGCCAGCCGTTAAGGCAGACAGAGGAAATGGCCCTGGGGTATTTTTCAGGGGTTCAAAGATAATTGGCATCTCAGAGCTATCAGAGCGAGTACTTTAAACACTGTCTCCCATTACTCTCTCAGACTCGGTGGCAGGAACGGTGTGTTTTTATTTGGCATCTATTGTTATGTTTGAGTTTGCCAGATTTATACTCTTGTGTTCCCAGTGACTCACCGCTTCTTAAAAGCAAGTCTCCTTGGTGCTAAAATTTCCCATTTTATGAATTATCCAAAAAGTGCATATTCTATAAATGGCCTTCACTAGGGAATATAGCCATGATGCAGTGGGGAGGAAATAATTTGGACATTATCAAAACTGTTAATACCAGGAAGGGATTACTCAGCATCCATGGAACAAATATCTCTGCCCAGCAGCATTCACATTAAAAGGGAAACTTCatgattatttttccttttaaattccTGATTTCATATGATTTCATGCTTTTTCATGTTGGGCAAGTTAAAATACAAGTTTTAATAAGATTGCCATTCTCCAGTTGATAAAAATCTATAgtgaaatttgtttttcttaggAATCTAAAGCATCAAGCaaacaatttcattttttttatgtCACCCTATGTGTTTCCAGATATCCTGAGAAGCTGCCTGTGTCCCAGAAATGAGCACTTTAAAACTCAAGTCAGGAAAGACACTTTAAACTTGCAGTGTTGAACACTTGGAATATAAATTACAAGCCAGGAGTCGCCTTACAAACAGAGcatatttaccttttttttcctgctaaatcttttcctttcaaaacaaagaaggaatttaaatacaaaaagaTGCAAATACAAACCTGAAACTCCAATGAATTAAGCAAATCACAGATAAACAGGAAACCAGTTCCTCCAATATAGTAACATGATCTTAGCTGGGTTTCATGTATTTACAATTTTTTGTTCCTTCATAAAATTATAGGTAAATAATGATTTCTTTGATCTTCGTGATGAAAATACTAATGTATAAGCTTAATTTAGACAGCTAATGCTTTTTCTGAAGTTTAGTAGAATATAAACTTGGCATCATTAGGAACTACACCCTTAAACATACTACATGCTATGAAGTTACAGGCAGAAGCTCAGTTTAATATTACTGTGTAGGAAAAATGACGTATTTTGCAAAGGTAGAATTTTAGGTATGTGACCCTAATATTAACCTAAGGTAACCTATTGTATTTAGGTTATATTGTGGTTTACCTTTTTAGTATCTGAAAGAGTAAACATAAAAATTACATTGAATGATCAATCCTCACTGAAACTGAGAAATCTTCCATATTCCTAGCATATTTAGGCAGGGCTACTACTTATTCCACACCCTGCTTCAGCTGTGTGTCACATCTGTTTTTCACTTGAGGCAGGTGAAGGTAATGGAACTGAGGCTGCCATCAAGGAACCGGAGCCAACCACAGTGATCACCAAGGGTTATCATGGGCCTTCCTGAAAATTGGAGTGAAATTAGAATTAGGAACTTTTTCGATTGTGCTCTGAGACATTATATGTTACTTTCTCTTTTCAGTTTCCCTGACTTCCCACTTCACCTGCAGACTTACTAAACTCCAGTTTCTCTTCAGATTGTGTAAAATACATTAGTTACAACAAAGCTGACCCTACTGCTCTATTAGTATTGATCGGTGATTTAGTGTGTCAAAGGTATTCAAGCCCTCTGACTTAACccttgctatttttttcctttgtgtccTTGTTTAGCCAGCATCCTGTGAAGATGGGTGATTGGAGTGCCTTGGGAAAACTTCTTGACAAAGTTCAAGCCTATTCTACTGCAGGAGGGAAAGTGTGGCTGTCTGTCCTCTTCATTTTCCGAATCTTGCTATTGGGAACAGCAGTTGAATCTGCTTGGGGAGATGAACAGTCTGCATTCCGGTGTAACACTCAGCAGCCTGGTTGCGAGAACGTCTGCTATGACAAGTCCTTTCCCATCTCCCATGTACGCTTTTGGGTTCTGCAGATCATATTTGTGTCTGTGCCTACCCTTTTGTACCTGGCACACGTGTTCTATGTAATGAGGAAAGAAGAGAAGCTGAACAAAAGAGAAGAAGAGCTAAAAGTAGTGGCAAATGATGGTGTGAATGTGGATATGCATCTCAAGCAAATAGAAATTAAGAAATTCAAGTATGGGATCGAAGAGCATGGCAAAGTGAAGATGCGTGGGGGACTGCTCCGTACTTATATCATCAGCATCCTGTTTAAATCTGTCTTCGAGGTGGCTTTCTTGCTGATTCAGTGGTACATTTATGGGTTTAGCCTGAATGCCATCTACACCTGCGAGCGAGATCCATGCCCACACAGAGTGGACTGTTTCCTCTCCCGTCCAACTGAGAAAACCATCTTCATCCTCTTCATGCTGGTGGTGTCCTTGGTGTCTCTTGCCTTGAACATCATTGAGCTTTTTTACGTGTTCTTCAAGGGTGTCAAGGATCGTGTGAAAGGGAAAACCGACCCCTACTCCCACAGCGGTGCCATGAGCCCTTCCAAGGACTGCGGCTCCCCCAAATACGCTTATTACAATGGCTGCTCATCACCGACTGCCCCCTTGTCTCCTATGTCTCCCCCGGGGTACAAGCTTGTTACTGGAGACAGGAACAACTCCTCCTGTCGTAACTACAATAAGCAAGCCAGCGAGCAAAACTGGGCCAACTACAGCGCGGAGCAGAACAGAATGGGGCAGGCTGGCAGCACCATCTCCAACTCGCACGCCCAGCCCTTCGACTTCTCCGATGACCACCAGAACACGAAAAAACTGGCGTCAGGACATGAGCTGCAGCCCCTTACCATTGTGGACCAGAggcctcccagcagagccagcagccgAGCCAGCAGCAGGCCTCGACCTGACGACCTGGAGATCTAAGCTTCTTGATGCAGTACTTGCTCAACTACGAAACGACGTGCATTGGAAGATGCCGTCAGTGCTGATCTTGTTCCAGTGGAGGTGGTACTTAACAGTCTCAAGCAGGAGATTTTAACAAtcgtaaaagaaaaaaaaagcaaaacaaacaagcaaacaaacttttaaaatacttgCTGGTTCTTTGGGGGGTGTGGGGTTGGTGTGGGGTGGTACAGTACACATTGATATTTAATGTAGCTGGTTTAAAGAatttaaatactaaaaaaaaaatggaaaaaagataGGTAGTACTAAGGTAAAGGGCTGTTTTTCTAGAAAGGCTGTAAATATCTGAGTGTATGTGTATGTGCGTACTATCATGTTTGTTTCTAAAGATTCTTCTGTAATACTAAAACCCAATAATAACTGAACTCACATTTGTCAGGGTGAAGTGCTACCTGaagatgaaaacatttttcctaTTCAACATGCAAAAAAGTCCAGGATTGCCTCTGATCATTTCCCTGTCAAGAACATTCCATTCTTAGAAAGTGCACTTTGAAGGTAAACTTTCCTACATGGTCCCCCAGGTTGTTGGAAAGCTCCTGTGAGGACAATTTACAGTCTTTGAGTCGTTCAATTCAAATTTCAGGCATGGCCCACCAAGAAATACTTTGGTCACCTGCTCTTCCAGCCCTTCATGCAGGTGTATTTTGTGATGTGCGTAAATGGGACGGCTCCACACACGTGGAACCAGCAACAACACAGTCTTGCCCACAGCAATACTTGTGTCCTGCTACTTATGTAGAGTCTCTTTAGTATTATATGAAACACAGTTTGCTGCCACTTGCAGATTTAAGCATCAAGACAAGCAAGCAACTGCCTTTAGTGAATTTTATCACACCTTTATGTGTACTAAGGGTGTAGGTATGTGTGTGGATGTGGAGGTAAAGGTATACACAAAACACCCTCAGAAGCATAGGCTGAGAAATAAACGCACACAGGTTACTTGCAGTTGACACTTTCTCATGGATGTTGTGAAGATCTGGGCCACTATGGTGTTTACATTCTCTGGTTCCTTCAATGTAAGTGAAGCACACGttgttatatttttttaattctataaaatattttccatgcaTCCTAAATGGatgctcttttaaaaataaaaataaaaaaaatctaaagggCCTAATCCTGGATGTCTTGCTCTGGAAAATCTCTCTTTCAAGTTGTTGGGAGTTTTGCCTCAACAAATCTGCAGGATCAAGCCCAAGATGTAGCGAACCATGTTCTTGCTGGCATGAATGATTTTCTTTTGTAGAAGTTAGGGGTGGAAAAGACCCATTAGGTCATCTAGCCAATCTCCCTGATAGATAATAATGATGCTTGAATGATAGAAGATGTAGTACTGTAAGCAAGCTTTAGTCTTTTATGTGAGAAACTTAGAAGAAGTGCTTTGTGCTggattaataataaaatatgccTAAATGGCTTTTGCAGTAACTGGTATTTTTCTTGTTCTAAATATTCACATTTACTGAACTGCAATGTCCACTGAGTTTGACAGTTAGGTCTTTCTAGATGGCTCTAGCAACTTTAGTGTTTACAGTTAGATTATGTTTGAAATGCAAGTGAAGTTGAGAGGATTTTTAAAGAGTACAATTCTAGctaatttatttgaaatatatGCTAAAGAAATCTACCAGTTTCTTCAAATGCATAGCCTCTTAGCTGAACACAGATTGACCAAGGAAATGCATAACTTGGTTTCATTTTGCAGCAACACAGATAAATTGTTTCATTTAATGCATTATATTAATTTGTTTGACATTCCATGTTAAACTACTGTTGTCTTCAACTTCATTGCATGTATGCAACCATAGTTTGTCAGATCATGTTGTCTGGAGAACATTAGTCAATAAAGTTTTAATTTAGtataaatacattttctaaTTGTCTTTTACTGTTTCATATGTCCATGGATATCTTTAGTTTCAGTCTGATAATCCAAACTCATTCTTCCTGTGTTCGTTTTTCCCCAGTCACTCTGCATTTCAGAAGCTTACTTTATTTAATCCATCTGGGTTTGCTTTGAACTGAAATTCCACAAAACCATGTTCAGACACCCTCACAACAACTGGAAAAACAAGCAGTCTCCACCACTCCTGAAACTAAGTAATGTTCAGCATGAAGAAATCTTGCTAGGAGTCTCAGAAAATGTATATTTATTTGCAAACTATTATAAAAATGACAGTCCTAAAAGATTGTCACATAATTTCTCAAGCAATTTTTATATATGGTTTAGATGTAACATGAAATCATTGCATCCAGTTTATATGTCATCAGATTGCTCAAGTAAGAGTCAATTTCAATTTCTGAAATTTAAACCTCATTCCTTCAAGCTCATTAGGAGAAAGGTACTGATTTTGATAAGGCTGGGATTTTGCACAATGCTTCTCCTGCTTCACCCTTTATGTGTCCATTACTGATAAAGTCATACAGTGCTTGGCTTTTCAGGATTGGACTCTAGATGTAAGGTGGTTCAACTCtttcctttatttgaaaaatgaaaatataatgtTCATGTGATTATCATAAAAGGTTTTACTTTcaaatttactttttattttaagtcCAAATTCTTCCCCTTTTTATTAGTTCAGATGggtaaaaaaaatcaaggcagTGGTAGTGGATTTATAGCTTTGAGAGATACTACAAAAGTACCAGCAC from Agelaius phoeniceus isolate bAgePho1 chromosome 3, bAgePho1.hap1, whole genome shotgun sequence harbors:
- the GJA1 gene encoding gap junction alpha-1 protein, with product MGDWSALGKLLDKVQAYSTAGGKVWLSVLFIFRILLLGTAVESAWGDEQSAFRCNTQQPGCENVCYDKSFPISHVRFWVLQIIFVSVPTLLYLAHVFYVMRKEEKLNKREEELKVVANDGVNVDMHLKQIEIKKFKYGIEEHGKVKMRGGLLRTYIISILFKSVFEVAFLLIQWYIYGFSLNAIYTCERDPCPHRVDCFLSRPTEKTIFILFMLVVSLVSLALNIIELFYVFFKGVKDRVKGKTDPYSHSGAMSPSKDCGSPKYAYYNGCSSPTAPLSPMSPPGYKLVTGDRNNSSCRNYNKQASEQNWANYSAEQNRMGQAGSTISNSHAQPFDFSDDHQNTKKLASGHELQPLTIVDQRPPSRASSRASSRPRPDDLEI